DNA from Brassica napus cultivar Da-Ae chromosome C4, Da-Ae, whole genome shotgun sequence:
GATGTAGGGGATCGCAATACTCCATTCTATAACAAGAGTGTGTCCGCTCATGCCTCCAGAAATCATATCCACTACCTCAAAGACGCCACTGATCGGATATTATACTCGTTTGAGAAGATCAAATCACATGCCGCTGATTACTTCCAGGGGATCTTAGGCTCTACAGACCTTCCCTCTTCTCTGGTTTCTCCCGAGGATTTGCAGTCTTTACTTCCTTTTCGATGTACGGAGCTGCAGCAGAATTATTTAAAACAAGAAGTTACAGAAGCTGAGATCAGAGCTACTCTGTTTGCAATGCCACTAAATAAGAGTCCAGGGCCGGATGGGTACTCCGTTGAGTTTATCAGAGCCTCATCGGATATTGTGGGACAAGATATCATTTATGCTGTAAGGGAGTTCTTCCGCAATGGCAGACTTCTCAAGGACATGAATACTACTGCCATTGCTCTTATTCCCAAGAAGCCGGAAGCTTGTTCTCTCACTGATTATCGCCCAATCAGCTGCTGCAACGTTGTCTACAAGCTTATATCTAAGATCATCGCAAATCGCCTCAATCCTCTCTTGACTGAATGCGTCAGTCCTAACCAAGCCGCTTTCTTAAAAGGGCACAGTTTAGGAGAAAATGTTTTGCTGGCAACAGAGCTTATCAAGGACTACAACAAATCTTCTTGCCTTAGGAGTGCTATGATTAAGATTGACATTCGCAAAGCTTTTGATACGGTGTGTTGGGACTTTGTGATAAAAGTGCTGGAATCTCAACAGTTCCCTCCAATGTTCATCACTTGGATAACCGAATGTATCTCCTCGACGCGATTCTCGGTGGCTATTAATGGGGAGCTTGCTGGTTTCTATGAAGGGAAGAAGGGTCTCCGTCAAGGTGATTCTATATCTCCCTATCTCTTCATTATGCTCATGGAGGTTCTCTCCCGTCTGCTAGACAAAGCAGAATCTGATGGTTCTTACAGTTTACATCCTCTTTGTGCTTCCCCTAAGCTCACTCATCTTCTGTTCGCTGATGACTTATTAGTCTTCTCTGATGGGTCACAAATATCTACTGATGGGATCAAAGGGGTTATGAATCAATTTAAGGAGTGGTCTGGACTGGATACTAATGAATCCAAATCTGAGATTTTTTATGGGGGATACACGGACGTTCAAGCCACGGAACTGAGTCAACTATCTGGTTTTCGACAAGGAGAATTCCCTACTAGATATCTTGGGTTACCTCTAAGCCCCAAAAAATCTCTGCAGCCACTCTTCAGCCTTTCCTTAACCGTATAACATCTAAGCTTCATTCCTGGACTGTCAAAAATTTATCTTTCGCTGGAAAGGTAACGATGATCTCCTCGGTGATTTATGGCATGGTAAACTTTTGGAGTTCTGTGTTTGTGCTGCCTAAGTGGTTCTATGCTAAGGTAGACTCGTTATGCTCGGGTTTTCTTTGGAAGAATAGCACAACTTCCGCTGCTGGGGAAAGGGTCTCTTGGAAGCATATATGCACTCCAAAAAAGGAGGGTGGTTTTGGTATCAGATTGCTTGAAGACTTTGAGATGGTTTTCAGGTTGAAGAGACTATGGTTATTCTTCTATGGATCAGGCTCTCTTTGGGTGCCCTGGTTAACTCATAATAGATTCAATGGACGGAGTCTCTGGCTTATAAATGATGCGCCACGGTTCTCATGTACTGTGAGGAGTATGCTTCAACTGAAGGATCAACTTCATAACTTCCTTAGATGCAACGTCGGGGATGGAGACACTGCCTTGTTTTGGCATGACTATTGGACAGAGCTGGGTCCGTTACACCTTTTCTACGGTTCCACGGGTCCACGTTCTCTTCGGATCCCTCTCTGCCACCGTCTCTCAAGTAGTCGACAATGGTCATTGGAATCTTCCACCAGCGCGTTCTGAACTAGATGTAACGCTTCAGATCATCCTATCGACAACGTCAGTTCCATCTGCAGCTAACGGTGGGGATGCTTATCTGTGAAGAAACAACTCTGGGGGATTTGGTCATTCTTTCTCAACTAGGGTGACTTGGGAAAGGATTCGCCTCCCTAGTCCTCTGGTTCAGTGGCATTCAGTGGCTTGGTTCAAAGAGAAAATCCCTCGTTGTTCTTTCATCGCTTGGATGGCGTTCCTTGGAAGGTTACCAACGCGTGATCGTTTGATTTCCTGGGGTCTATCTGTCTCTCCAGGTTGTGCACTCTGCTCTATAGCTGATGAGTCTATAAGccatttgttttttcaatgtcCCTTTGCGGTTGCTACTTGGTCTCGTTTCTGTGGCAGGTACTTGGTGTCACCTCCTGCCTCACTCACTGAACTTGTGCTCATCTGCCAGCAGCTCCCTGGACTTCATGCCTCGCGGGCAGTGACTGTGCTCAAGCTTCTGAACCAAGTTATCATCTACAACGTTTGGCGTGAGAGGAATTCCCGCATTTTCACGGGAGTGTCATCAATTGAAGATGCGTTCTTTCGCGTGGTGAACCAGGCTATGCGAGACAGACTGCTGTCCTTAATTCGGCCTTCATCATCTGCTCCCCCTCCTTTTTTGCTGGAGTtctacttttggtttattttccCTTTTAATTAATTGCTACTCTCTTATATTGCTCTCTCCCTtgctcttcttttcttttctttgtaatAAGTTGTGTTTCACAACATtgtaaattctaaaaaaatggtataaaacttaatatttagacccaaaaaaaaaaaaaaaaactttggaaACCTTCTAAAACTGAACTTCTTCTGCGTATAAATAACTCCACACATTGATTCATAGCATTTACTTATTCTATCAGCTAACTAGCTGTCACTTAAATAATTCAAGTGAAATGGCACGTGTAGACTAACCGCTTCGCACTTACTATAAACTATTGTCCTAATAAGCGTCACTTTGATTTTGTTAGGTGTATGTAGTGTTCCATACGTCTCTTCAATCTCTTCCCCTTTCTGGAAaattctttcttctttattATATAACTAAGGTCACTTTTGATCAGGTGTATGTAGCTACTATACCAATAGTTTAGAAGTGCTATACACGCGTCTCTTTAGTAATCTTTTGAGAAGAACCTATGCCGATTAGTCAGAAAATCCCAACATGGGCTGCTGCTCCGACTGTCTTTGCCATCTTGGCCGTGGTTTCATATCAGACTCTATTTGCGCCAGACAATTTAGAGGGCACCAAAAATATATTGCCTATGGCTAAGACCATTCCAATTCCTGTTGATGGACCAGAGAGCATCGAGTTTGACCCACAAGGAGAAGGTCCTTATGCTGCCGTCGTGGACGGTCGTATTCTCAAGTGGCGCGGCGATGCACTCGGCTGGGTTGAGTTTGCCCACACATCTCCTCACAGGTTCTTATTTTTGTTACAACGTTCACTAGAACACACGGAGACGTGCATATAAGCAAATAAGCAAACCAGTtgatgtgaaaaaaaaaacagaatatttTCTGTCTTTGTAATTAATTCATTGTTTTCTCCATAGGACTTAAACTTTAGATCTGCTGAATGAATTTTACAGTGaatcctatcaaattttaagTTTCGAGTTTAGGACTCTATCTAAAATTATTGTTCAAGCAGTccttgataattttttttggtgctTGGTAACTTAGGTATTTGACACTTGTAGAAAAGGTGGATggacaaaataaatatttttttcatataagtatattttatcaaaaaaatgtaacaaaataaatgaaaaattaacaaaatgaagagagagaaaaaaaaagttctaatcTAACACCATTTTAGAACCGTTAAAGATAAAGTACAGGAATTAATCACATATTGTCCCAAATATCTTTGTTTTTAGAAACTCGACCAATAATGTTCCAAAAGCCTACATATTTGGGACTTCTCAAATGCACAATCCACACCTAgtgttatattaattattattttctgaaatcaaaaagtttatatgaaaaaataattattatattctcTTTGTTATATGAAGAGGGAACTGTTCAAGCCGTGAAGTAGTGCCTACTTGTGGAAGACCACTGGGACTTAGTTTTGAGAAGAAAACGGGAGATCTATACATATGCGATGGTTACCAAGGAGTCATGAAGGTTGGACCTCAGGGAGGATTGGCCGAGTTAGTTGTGGACCAGGCCGAAGGTCGCAAAGTTATGTTTGCGAACCAAATGGATATTGACGAAGAGGAAGATGTCTTCTACTTCAATGATAGTAGTGACAAGTATCATTTCAGGTATTATTATACGCTTCACCTAGCTTATACATGTACCCTACCTATGATCCGAGCATTTGCATTtcaatatatgatatattattattatttttaatgatatattattttgttatttgaaGAATAATAGCTTAAGACTTATGTGTTGTTTGTCGTTAGGGAGGTATTTTTCGTTGCTGCCAATGGGGAGCGGTCGGGAAGAGTGATCAAATATGATAAGAAGACGAAGGAGGCCAAAGTTGTGATGGACAATCTCCGTTGTAATAACGGTTTGGCTCTAAACAAAGACCGGTCTTTTCTAATATCTTGCGAGTCAGCCACAGGTCTGGTCCACCGATATTGGATAAAAGGTCCTAAAGCTGGGACCCGCGACATCTTTGCGAAGGTCCCTGGATACCCTGACAACATCCGGCTGACACCAAGTGGAGACTTTTGGATTGGGATACACAGCAAGAAATCTCCAGCGGGGAGATTGATAGTGGGGAACAAATGGCTTGGGAAACTGGTTGAGAAGACGGTTAAGTTGGAGTTGTTGATTGCTGTGATGAACGGGTTCAAACCGCATGGAATCGCGGTGAAAATCTCCGGCGAGACAGGAGAGATCCTTGAGATACTCGAGGACAAAGAAGGGAAGACAATGAAATATGTAAGTGAGGCGTATGAGAGGGAAGATGGAAAGATATGGTTTGGGTCTGTTTTTTGGCCAGCCGTTTGGGTTCTTGATCGCAAGtaactctgtttttttcttttcaactcTGCTTTGTTGTTCGCATGATGTGTTCTATACAGtactaataaatatttctatTGTGTAACGTTTTTCATTACTAGAGTAGTTGCTTCCACTTTACATGTTATCTTTTCTCCTCTGTTTTTCTCCTCCTGTCTCCCATGTATCATTTCAGTCACTTGTTCAAAAAATTCCATAATTAAGCATCAAATGACTGTAAAGAAGAATCATTGCTAATTTGATTTATGAAACATAAAAGTTGATTAAAGTAACTGCAAATTAGCAATGATTCTTCTTTACAGTCAAACTGGAGAAGAATATATGCATAGAAAGCTATCTCTACGTGGCAAACTGGAGACAGGGGACCATATCCTTTTATCTGATAAGATTAGTTTATGCTCTTTCCCTACAAATATAACTCGAATCAGGAAGTTGCAatgtaaaagagaaaaaaaaaaagacattaccGCCAAGAATAAAGCTATCTCTAAGTGGCAGGGGTCTTCAAAGGCTCTTTTTGGCAGTCCGGACAATACAAATAATGGCCACAACAGACAAAAACAGAGACGCCGTAGCAGACAATGCTGTACCATTCCGACCGTTCTCATCCACAAACCAACCAATTTGCAGGAGCTTGACCTCAAATCGAAGAAGCAGACTCAAGAAAAGTCATCAAACAGAATGTCTCATTCCGCTGACTTTGCTACAAAGACACAACAAGACACTGAACATTTCCATTACAACAAGACATTCGTTGGGTGTGTTCAACAGTGGTTGGCCTCAGTAAAAAGCAGGGTTTGATCCAAACAATGGAGGAGcagaccctaaagactttgtgAAAGCAGTTTCTGACCTTGGTTTTAGCTCCTCGtctttaaaagttaaaaaaatctcTATTCTCTTCTTTCCTCAAGTTTAACTACAAGAAAAGAAACTCATTTGGCTCTTTTGTGCATGACTTCTCGAACAAGAAAATGGTTAGTTAAAAATAGCTTCCCTTAGGTTTGGTTGGTCTCTGAGATATGGATCTCCACTTTAACCATGTAACCTTTTCTTTAATTGTGTGGTTTATATTAGGAGAAGTTGAATTCAAATAAGAAGAAAATCGAGTGGCCTGAGTTGAAAGCATGTTTGTATAAACCGTCAATGATGTGGTTTATATGATAGAAGATCACACTAAGAGTATTATGTTTCAATCACTTTCTCCTGGGTTTATGTGATAAAAGATCACACTGAGAGTATGTTTCTTCTTCAATGTTGTATTTTAAGCCATTACTGATAGATTGTCTGCAAAGGATTAGACTTTCATCGTCCTTCACCAAATTTTTGTAagagaatcaaatcacattggtctttttgaattattatttttctttagaatTTTGTTTACTCGAAGCCGTCTTTCATTTGAAACAATTACttacaaaattaaacaaaaaaacaaaaaaaaatacgaaaaaGGAAGTGCAAGATAGCTGCATTAGCTAAAGGCTTATCATCCCTCAGCGCAAAAAAACAATCACTTATTCGTTACATACCACCTATAAATAAGAACAAAAAGTTTCACTACACTAGAGAAGAATGAAAGATTCATCAGAATGAATGTATATAAGAGCATTAGCATATCATTGCATATCATTACATGGTCCTTAATATTGCAAGCGAAGGCAGTACCAGTCCAGCAAAGCCATAGGAATAAGCAGAAAAGTATTACTAAAGTTCTGACTTCCTGCGAGATATAGTGTGTGAGGCCTTCAATATGAATAGCAACGAAACTTTTAAAGCTTTCTATTCAATTAGAAACAAAACCAAAGAAACGCTAGTTTCCTTTTCTCAGGAAAAGGTTGGTTAATATTTTCCCAAAgacaaaaaggaaaatataCAAAGTTATACAGGAAAAGGAATATGTATGTGATCGGCTGGCTATATAAGAAGACCATAGGGTGAAGGTTACTAATAACAAAGCAAATAACAAAGTGAAACCCATGACGAATAATCCTATAGCCCCACCAACTCCTGCGAAAAAAAGGAAGACGTCGTTGTCATCAATTCCAGATGATGTCATTGTGAACGTCTTAGCTCGGATCTCGATATCTCAGTACCGTTCCCTCTGCTTAGTCTCCAAAAACTTCTACTCTCTTCTATCTTCTCCAGATATCTACTTTGCTCGATCCCTAATCGGTATCACAGACGCTCGCCTCTACGTGTGCCTACGGCTACCCACTCCCTCCTCCAGTAGTCATCGTCACAGATGGTTCAATCTCGGCTACCGTCAGGGTCAGTTAAGTTTAGTACCGGTAAGAACACTCTCTTCCTCGTATTCACCAAACTCAACCTCTGTCGCCGTCCATTCCGAAATCTACCAGATTTCTTGTAGAGCCGTTAGAGTTCTTGATTGTCGGAGTCGTACGTGGCGTCCTGCTCCCGACATGATGGTGGCAAGGAAACACGCTAGGTCTTACTTTTTAGATGACAAGATATATGTAATAGGAGGATGCAAGGAAAATTGGGGTGAGGTTTTCGACCTAAAGACTCAGAATTGGAAGCCATTGCCTAAGCCTCCTAGTGATCATGATCACAAAGGTGTGGTTTATGGAGGAAGGCTATACGCTTTCACcatgaacaagaacaagaactaCGCATATGATCCGAAAGAAGAAAGATGGGTACAAGAGGCGGGGTTTGTGGGTCTAGGACGTATAACTGGACCTTTGTGCGTTATAGGAAATGAGATTTTTGCTGAACATGACCGTAAGTACACGTGGTATAACCCAATGAATGGAAAGCAGCAGGTAATAGATGGTTTGAATGATGTGTACAAGATACGTGCTAATAATTACAGAACGATTCAATTAGTTAACCATGGTGGGAAACTGGTAATTCTATGGAATGAGACTCGCAGGAAACGCAAGCGTCTTTGGTGTGCGGTGATTAGCTTGGAGGAGCGTTCCACTCCATTGGGAACTCGTATGCGGGGGAAGGTCGAACGATGCGATCTTCTTTTGGATTCAGCCCACAAGTCATATATGCTCTCAAGCTGCCTATCGGTTTTGCTCTGAAACTCATATGTTTACTATATTTCTAATAAGATGACTTTTTGTCTTTTCATCAAAACAGGAATCTTGCATCATATTCCCTTTGCATAAATTAAATCCAATGTAAATGTATGATCTCTGGAAACTAAAATGGGTTGATATTAATTATGCTGTCTGCTTTGTGTATTGTCTAGAGAAGGGGAGAGGGATAAAATCATCATCATGTGGGTATAGGTGGGTGTCTACTCTAATCagattaataaaaagttttaataattgtattaaaatagcTGGACCACGTCTATATCAATAGGTCGTGttcctgttttaatagaatatatgtGAATTATCATCAAAGTATTTCAATGTTTGATATCTTTGCGAAGGTCCCTGGATACCCTGACAACATCCTGCTAACACCAACTGGAGACTTTTGGATTGGGATACACAGCAAGAAATCTCCAGTTGGGAGATTGATAGTGGGGAACAGATGGCTTGGGAAACTGGTTGAGAAGACGGTTAAGTTGGAGTTGTTGATTGCTGTGATGAATGGATTCAAACCGCATGGAATCGCGGTGAAAATATCCGGGGAGACGGGAGAGATCCTTGAGATATTTGAGGACAAAGAAGGGAAGACGATGAAGTATGTAAAGATGGAAAGATATGGTTTGGGTCTGTTTTTTGGCCAGCCGTttgggtaaaaaaaaaaaaactctgtttTGTTGTTCGCAGTGATGTGTTGTTCTATACAGTATTGATAAATATTTCTTGTGTGTAACGTTTGTTCTCCGTGCCATTATTAGAGTAGTTGCATCCACTTTTACATCTTATCTTTTCTCCTTTGTTTGCCAAGTAGCATAACTGCATAAAGAGGCTTCTCAGATGTTAGAACAAAGATACCAAGGCTTAGAAATGTGAAGTGGATGATATTAAACGGTTTTCATGAGAGTCCACAACAAAACTCTCATTAACAGCAAGACAGTTCTTGTGGAGAAACATTAGTAGAACAAAATACTTTTGTTATTTGGAGTGTTTTAAATGCAACAACACTAAACAAAGAACAAGGTTTTTCCTAATTAGCCAGATCATGTCGGAGTCGAGCAAGCAAAAGAAGTATTAAATAGTGAGGAATGACAGGGATAAGTACTGGAACAACAAACATAAGCAACAGAAAAATCGACCGTTGAAAGTGGGTGTTGAAGATGGTTGTTTCGTGACCATTTTCATGTACATAACAGAAGCACACACAAAGATCCTTCGAACCATACACGACGAACATGGATGAAGACTACTAGTCTAACCACTGCCGAGCGGTAAAGTCAGTAAATTACAGTTCTCAAATGGACAAGTCTAAAGAAGTCGCACAACTTGGATTCTGCCACTCTTTGATTCATACTCACGAGATGTTAAAAACTCTTTGTAGACAGAATTAATTATTATCCagtaatatgtatatataaacaaaaaggaaaagacTATTCATCATCCTTCTCCTTGTCAACTTTCTTCCCAATCCAATTAGCAACAATAGGAGTCAAAGCCACTGTGGGAGGAAACCTTATGGGAGAAGCAGCTTTATGCGCTGCGTAAGCCAAAGCAAAGGCTCCCACTTTCTCTCCCGTCTCATTCGTCGAGATCCCAACCtttgaaaacaaaacaacagCTATAATTACTCAAATTCAAGAACAAGAAACACATAAAGATAAAGGAGAACCTTGAGAAGGAGAGATTGAACATCAACACCAGAAGTGACGAGAGCGTAGCAGAGCGAGAAGGAAACGAGGGAAAGGGTGATGGATGTTGCTAGGTAAGCACCACCGTACTTTGCAAGCAACTCCTTAGCTTCATCTGTTtttgacttcttcttcttctcctctccatCACTTTCTTCGTCCTTTGAGCTCAATATCTGTATTGTTCATTTCAAAAATTGTAAACATATGATCATCCAAGAAGATTGAAGATAAGAAAGAGACCTTCCATAGACCAACTTCGAGTCCATATTTCTTGGTAACTTCCTCAGGAGAGGGCGGGGAAGTGTTCTTCTCCTCGGCTTTCTCTCGGACGGCTCTGCATCTGAATTTCTTCGTATTGGACTCCGACGAAGTTTggattgaagagaagaagaagaatcgagTTTTAGTGTCTCTGGTGTTCCACAAGGAAGAAGGAGTAGACGAAGGGACTTGCAGAATCATCGCCATCGTTTAATTTGTTTTCAGCCACCAAAAAACTAAGTCAATCGTTTCCTTTACCTCTCTTATTGTTTGTTCTTTCTGTACACACATATCTTACCGTAGTTATAGCtttttatctaattatttaatctaaaaaaggttaattttttttatttatcaagttAATTAAAATTAGTGTTAATCATCTGGAATTTAGAAGATGCCTTGCAATACTGAGAGTacagaagaacaaaaaaatgagGAGGTAAACGAATATCCACGTCCCTGGGAAAAATTAAGCGGATGAGGTTGTTTTCGTTTTCAAACACTCAACACACGTACCACTAGAATGCAGGCCAAGTCGCCACACCATACATCGCACAAAACCCAAAATATATACATTCTCTCTCTGTACTTTTTGTTTCAAATACATTTTCTATATACATTATACACTTAAAGTATATTATAAGGGCAAATCttttaaataactttttattatatttaagatGACAAagtatatttgattaaaaagttaaataacaATTATAgtcttattaaattttttaattaattattattaaatatagaaaataaataaatacttaaaattttgaaaataataaaatcagaaATATTTTAACCCAACCCCCCAAtactaaacaataatcactATATCCTAAATCcaaatgatatattatttttgaaaatgatatccAATATGTAGTATTTCTCATTTTTCTCCAGAATTCAGTTTTTTCATAAATGTGTAAATAGACTTTTGAATATAAACTGCATGTATATATAGAAAAGTCTTCCTAAATATGTATATCATCTtcctaaattttatttattttcatatttaagaaaaaactaCTTAATATATAACATCTCTCAAAATTTACGaagattattttaaatatgtataaaatccttataaaattaaatttatgaaGGTATTCtgaaaaatttacaaaaatgatatacatatttaagaatatattgTTGTTAAATATACATACAACTCAAATTCAGTAAAGTAttcgtaaatatatatttatgaatatttttctaaatatacactgatacatttatttttaaacacatttatgaaagctttcttaaattttatgaagatgttatatatatatagcaagatCTTTCTATAGTTTACAAAGGTATTATATATTCAGAATGGTCTTTCTAAACTCAAATTTTAGAAGATATAAAGGTTTTACTTAACTTAAATGTACGAATAAATTGTTTTCTAACAACAAAATTTGAagaaataaacttaataaaaaaacttgaaaaaattatttctgagaaatttgttaaaaaaatgtttcaaatatttccttttaaaaataatatctctttaaaattatttatttaattttatatatctatagtATATGAGTACAATTGTTATTTCTtctttaatgaaatttattttggtcataTTAATTCATGTTTGCTACTTcgtgataaataatttttagtactCTCCTAGAATACTTTTCATAAAGTTGTGTTAAATAAGTTTATTGTTGGAATGttaaagtaaattaaaaaaaaatacatttattaaaaattataagtttttgaaataaaatatctcACAGggaaaaatcataatttttattttaataaataagatttttataacACCTTATTCATAATTTACTCttactataaataaaatattgttgtaTAAGACCATTTCTTTCTAACGTTCTATATCGCTGTGATGGAAGTGAGTAACTCACAATTTAGCTACTAAAACTATCAGAACTTGAAACTCTAATCTATAAGAAAAGAACCTGTAGATATCATATTTTTATGCCAGTTTATATGTTGGGTTGGAATTTCTCACGCTGTTGTATATTagtaaattttcatttattacaaaaaaaaagcaagaagAATATTGATAATGAAAGACTTGTGTATCCGTATTATGTTGTGTTTCACCTttttagcatatttattatcttaacaaaataaaactcCACAAAAGCACAAACAAAGAAAACCCAAAAATCATACAAATAGTGTCTTGAAATTtttctctcctctcttttttctttctccacTCTGTCTTCATCTCCACGTATTCCTCATACTTTCCTTTACCTCTTCCCTGTTCACCACATCCATCTTTACGACTTCTCTTGCCTTCCAACAACCCTTGTAATATTACCACACTCTCCCTTCCTTTCAAACACTTTCCTTCTATGTCCTCTATTCCCAACCTCACCTCCCTCACGTGCACTTCCCCTCCCACTTCCTCGTCCACCTCTTTCCACGTCTCCGCCGATCCACACGACAGGACCATGGCTACCTCCGCCGCTCTCTTCCCCGTCACCACCGTCGAAAATCTAATCTCCAAATCTCCGGTCAACCAGTTCCGCTTCGCCGAAACTGCGTCCCTGCTCGATATATTCGCCGCGCGTTTCTTCACCGGGTCGATCAGTATCCAGTTAAGCTTCATGCTTTCTTCCATATCTCTCACCCACGCTTCGTAATCCCCACCCGGATATCGTATCCGGGTTTCAACCGACTCTTTCGGGTCGATCAGATCGACCCGAAATGGAGTCGACAAAAACCATCCTCCTTTACCGCTCTCTGTTTCCATCTCTTGGACCTTGGAGTAGATTAGCTCTCCTCGATAATACAGGTCAACGGCTGAGATTAATCCAGTGGTGGGTGGATCGTCTTTTTCGGAATGCCACGTGTGTTCACTGAACGGGTACGAGTCAGCGAAGAAGGAGCGGTACCCGGAAGGGAAGGAGGATATGGCTTTAACAACACGTGGATCGTTTACAGAAGGCCACGCGGCGGTGGAGAGTTCTTGCCAGAGCTTCTGTTCGGTGCAGAGGGTATGGATATAAGAGGATGTTGATGCGGTGGAGGTAAGCGTCGGACCGTCGAGTCGGGTCAAGATTTGGGTTTGGATGATGTCAGGATGAAGGGTTGAGAAGGAGTCACCGTTGCTATAATCGCCGTGCgccattttgttttttctttctgtgTGAAAAGAGAATGTGCAACGAGATGATTATGAAATCATAgagatatatataattaatgaagtaatgATATAAAGAGAATGGTTAAAGGAGGCGATGGTTCAGTCAACCGTCGCTCTTTTAGACTATTCTATTTCAAGATGCATGATTGATTATTCCTATTTTTTCTAAAGTTTCTGTAgataaataaatgtatatacACGCTCCATTTATGACAAATCTTTTCAAAacttatctttttttcttttttttcttgtctttattATAATGGCAAAAGTCCAAGGAGGATTTTACAAGATTAAGGCCATCCAGACCCAtacatattaaaacaaaacacaaagagACCCAAAACGGCGCAGCCAGAAAAAGTCCAAAGGAAGAAGGTGACGAGGCTGACAT
Protein-coding regions in this window:
- the LOC125586176 gene encoding uncharacterized protein LOC125586176, encoding METLPCFGMTIGQSWVRYTFSTVPRVHVLFGSLSATVSQVVDNGHWNLPPARSELDVTLQIILSTTSVPSAANGGDAYLVTWERIRLPSPLVQWHSVAWFKEKIPRCSFIAWMAFLGRYLVSPPASLTELVLICQQLPGLHASRAVTVLKLLNQVIIYNVWRERNSRIFTGVSSIEDAFFRVVNQAMRDRLLSLIRPSSSAPPPFLLEFYFWFIFPFN
- the LOC106424238 gene encoding protein STRICTOSIDINE SYNTHASE-LIKE 9, which translates into the protein MPISQKIPTWAAAPTVFAILAVVSYQTLFAPDNLEGTKNILPMAKTIPIPVDGPESIEFDPQGEGPYAAVVDGRILKWRGDALGWVEFAHTSPHRGNCSSREVVPTCGRPLGLSFEKKTGDLYICDGYQGVMKVGPQGGLAELVVDQAEGRKVMFANQMDIDEEEDVFYFNDSSDKYHFREVFFVAANGERSGRVIKYDKKTKEAKVVMDNLRCNNGLALNKDRSFLISCESATGLVHRYWIKGPKAGTRDIFAKVPGYPDNIRLTPSGDFWIGIHSKKSPAGRLIVGNKWLGKLVEKTVKLELLIAVMNGFKPHGIAVKISGETGEILEILEDKEGKTMKYVSEAYEREDGKIWFGSVFWPAVWVLDRK
- the LOC106424242 gene encoding putative F-box/kelch-repeat protein At4g35120 isoform X1; translated protein: MTNNPIAPPTPAKKRKTSLSSIPDDVIVNVLARISISQYRSLCLVSKNFYSLLSSPDIYFARSLIGITDARLYVCLRLPTPSSSSHRHRWFNLGYRQGQLSLVPVRTLSSSYSPNSTSVAVHSEIYQISCRAVRVLDCRSRTWRPAPDMMVARKHARSYFLDDKIYVIGGCKENWGEVFDLKTQNWKPLPKPPSDHDHKGVVYGGRLYAFTMNKNKNYAYDPKEERWVQEAGFVGLGRITGPLCVIGNEIFAEHDRKYTWYNPMNGKQQVIDGLNDVYKIRANNYRTIQLVNHGGKLVILWNETRRKRKRLWCAVISLEERSTPLGTRMRGKVERCDLLLDSAHKSYMLSSCLSRRGEG
- the LOC106424242 gene encoding putative F-box/kelch-repeat protein At4g35120 isoform X2, whose amino-acid sequence is MTNNPIAPPTPAKKRKTSLSSIPDDVIVNVLARISISQYRSLCLVSKNFYSLLSSPDIYFARSLIGITDARLYVCLRLPTPSSSSHRHRWFNLGYRQGQLSLVPVRTLSSSYSPNSTSVAVHSEIYQISCRAVRVLDCRSRTWRPAPDMMVARKHARSYFLDDKIYVIGGCKENWGEVFDLKTQNWKPLPKPPSDHDHKGVVYGGRLYAFTMNKNKNYAYDPKEERWVQEAGFVGLGRITGPLCVIGNEIFAEHDRKYTWYNPMNGKQQVIDGLNDVYKIRANNYRTIQLVNHGGKLVILWNETRRKRKRLWCAVISLEERSTPLGTRMRGKVERCDLLLDSAHKSYMLSSCLSVLL
- the LOC106424242 gene encoding putative F-box/kelch-repeat protein At4g35120 isoform X3, producing MTNNPIAPPTPAKKRKTSLSSIPDDVIVNVLARISISQYRSLCLVSKNFYSLLSSPDIYFARSLIGITDARLYVCLRLPTPSSSSHRHRWFNLGYRQGQLSLVPVRTLSSSYSPNSTSVAVHSEIYQISCRAVRVLDCRSRTWRPAPDMMVARKHARSYFLDDKIYVIGGCKENWGEVFDLKTQNWKPLPKPPSDHDHKGVVYGGRLYAFTMNKNKNYAYDPKEERWVQEAGFVGLGRITGPLCVIGNEIFAEHDRKYTWYNPMNGKQQETQASLVCGD
- the LOC106446757 gene encoding uncharacterized protein LOC106446757; the encoded protein is MAMILQVPSSTPSSLWNTRDTKTRFFFFSSIQTSSESNTKKFRCRAVREKAEEKNTSPPSPEEVTKKYGLEVGLWKILSSKDEESDGEEKKKKSKTDEAKELLAKYGGAYLATSITLSLVSFSLCYALVTSGVDVQSLLLKVGISTNETGEKVGAFALAYAAHKAASPIRFPPTVALTPIVANWIGKKVDKEKDDE